From the genome of Primulina huaijiensis isolate GDHJ02 chromosome 11, ASM1229523v2, whole genome shotgun sequence:
CTCATATGTTTTGAgtttatatgaaatatatatatagacggTCATTAATCTTGCATGTGGCTTTTTACTGTTCCTTCTCCTTTTCGTGTTTTAAAGTTTGGGATGCAAAGGGttgattttttcttctttttttctaatttaataTGCAGTTCTGGGACATCTGCTGGGGAAAGAAAAATGATGCCTACAATTGAGGAAGAACTAGGGAGGAGGTCTTTGCTTTACAGCCTTTTGATGCCTGTGATGAGCCAGTTTGTTCCAGGCTTGGACAAAGGCAAAGGGATGTATTTCCTGTTTATAAAATGCGAGACCAAGACCCCAAGTGGCCTTCTGGCTCGCCCCGTTTTAACCAGTTACTACAAGAGTTCCCATTTCAAAGACAGACCCTACGATCCCTACACAAACTACACCAGCCCAAATGAAACAATTCTCTGCCAAGATTCCTACCAAAGCATGTATTCCCAAATGCTTTGTGGTCTTATTCAAAACAAGGAAGTCCTCCGGGTTGGGGCGGTCTTCGCCTCCGGCTTCATCCGTGCTATCCGGTTCTTGGAGAAGCACTACACCCTTCTTTGCAATGATATTAGAATCGGGACTCTTAACTCCATAATCACTGATCCATCTGTGAGAGAGGCAGTGCTAAGGACCCTAAAGCCGGACCCGAAGCTGGCGGATTTCATCGAGTCCGAATGTGGGAAGGGGTCCTGGCTGGGTATCATCACTAAACTGTGGCCTAACACGAAGTATATCGACGTTATTGTGACTGGGACCATGTCACAGTACATTCCGACTCTTGATTACTACAGCAATGGTCTACCCCTCGTCTGCACGATGTATGCTTCCTCAGAGTGTTATTTTGGTGTCAATCTGGACCCTCTTTGCAAGCCAAGCGATGTATCCTACACCCTCATTCCAACCATGGCCTATTTCGAGTTTTTGCCTGTGCATCGAAACAATTGTCCCTCCAATGGTATTAATTCCATGGCAATGCAGAAATCCCTTGATGAGAAAGAACAGCGAGAACTGGTTGACTTAGTTGATGTTAAACTTGGACAAGAATATGAACTGGTTGTTACCACTTATGCAggtattttttttgttgttaaaAGTCCTTCATTATAATAATGGGGTTCGATTATTTTGACGGTGTTTGACTCAATTTTGATCCTCAAATCCCAGGGCTTTACAGGTACAGAGTCGGGGATGTGCTTCGTGTGACTGGATTCAAGAACAATGCACCGCAGTTCAGCTTCATATGCCGTAAAAACGTTGTCTTGAGCATCGATTCTGATAAAACGGATGAAGTAGAGCTCCATAACGCGGTGAAAAATGCTACGACACATTTGATTCCATTCGATGCACGCCTCACCGAGTACACGAGCTATGCAGACACGACAAAAGTTCCAGGCCACTATGTCTTGTACTGGGAGCTTAGCCAAAATGGATCGACCCCAATTCCTCCATCAGTTTTTGAAGACTGCTGCTTCACCATTGAAGAGTCCCTTGATTCAGTGTATCGCCAGAACCGAGTATACGAGGCAATCGGGCCACTTGAGATCAAAGTCGTGGAAGCCGGAACATTCGATAAGCTCATGGATTATGCCATTAGCCTCGGTGCTTCAATTAACCAGTACAAAACACCCCGCTGCGTGAAATTTGCACCAATTCTTGAGCTTCTAAACTCCAGGGTTGTGCGTTGCTATTTCAGTCCTAAGTGCCCCAAATTTAATGCCCAATGGAGCAACAAAAATTGAAGAGGAAA
Proteins encoded in this window:
- the LOC140988951 gene encoding indole-3-acetic acid-amido synthetase GH3.6-like, with protein sequence MPEAPKQTTTEYSLADNNKKKMEFIEEVTENADDVQKRVLSEILSRNAHVEYLNRHGLNGLIDREAFKKIIPVISYEDVLPDINRIANGDKSPILCSEPISEFLTSSGTSAGERKMMPTIEEELGRRSLLYSLLMPVMSQFVPGLDKGKGMYFLFIKCETKTPSGLLARPVLTSYYKSSHFKDRPYDPYTNYTSPNETILCQDSYQSMYSQMLCGLIQNKEVLRVGAVFASGFIRAIRFLEKHYTLLCNDIRIGTLNSIITDPSVREAVLRTLKPDPKLADFIESECGKGSWLGIITKLWPNTKYIDVIVTGTMSQYIPTLDYYSNGLPLVCTMYASSECYFGVNLDPLCKPSDVSYTLIPTMAYFEFLPVHRNNCPSNGINSMAMQKSLDEKEQRELVDLVDVKLGQEYELVVTTYAGLYRYRVGDVLRVTGFKNNAPQFSFICRKNVVLSIDSDKTDEVELHNAVKNATTHLIPFDARLTEYTSYADTTKVPGHYVLYWELSQNGSTPIPPSVFEDCCFTIEESLDSVYRQNRVYEAIGPLEIKVVEAGTFDKLMDYAISLGASINQYKTPRCVKFAPILELLNSRVVRCYFSPKCPKFNAQWSNKN